The following DNA comes from Sinorhizobium mexicanum.
CTTCCCGTTGCGGCGATCCAGATAAGCCAAATGATGACAAAACCATGGCCGCCATCATTGGATGATGATGGTCGTTGCTTGCCTGTGGTTGACCTCTTGACCGGCGTGATGCGAAGCGCGATAAGTGTCGCCATGAAAACGGTTATCTGCATTATTTGCCGGAAGATTATTTGCTAGCGATCCGCTGGCCTGGCCGTTTTCGTCTCCCGAAATCCAAGATGACAAACGTGCGGGCCGCCCGGACGCTATATGTTCCGACGGTTGCATGCAGGCTTGGAGATTTGGGATGGGCGCAATGCCGACTTTGAAGCTGTACAACACACTGACGCGGGAGAAGGCCGATTTCCGGCCCATCGACCCGGAGAGCGTCCGTATGTATGTCTGCGGCCCCACGGTTTACGACTATGCCCATATCGGCAACGCGCGTCCGAACATCGTCTTCGATGTTCTTTTTCGGCTGCTGCGCCATGTCTACGGCCAGAAGCATGTGACCTATGTCCGCAACATCACCGATGTTGACGACAAGATCAACGCGCGGGCGCTGCGCGATTATCCGGGGCTGCCGCTGAACGAGGCGATCCGTCGCGTGACCGAGAAAACCGAGACGCAGTTTCTCGAGGATGTCGCGACGCTCGGCTGCCTTGACCCGGACGTCCAGCCGCGGGCGACCGAAAATATCGCTCAGATGGTCGAAATCATCGAGAAGCTGATCGCGAAGGGACATGCCTACCAAGCCGCCGGGGAAGTGCTGTTCGACACGAAATCGATGGCCGACTACGGCCAGCTTTCGAGGCGTAACCTTGACGAACAGCAGGCCGGAGCCCGCATCGCTGTCGATGCTCACAAGAAAAATCCTGGCGACTTTGTGCTCTGGAAACTTTCCGAGGCCGACGAGCCTGGCTGGGAGAGCCCCTGGGGACGCGGTCGCCCGGGCTGGCACATCGAATGCTCGGCGATGAGCGGACGTTATCTCGGCGAGGTGTTCGACATTCACGGAGGCGGGCTGGATCTGATCTTCCCGCATCATGAAAACGAAATCGCCCAGTCGCGTTGCGCCCATGGTACCGAGGTGATGGCGAACGTGTGGATGCACAATGGCTTCCTGCAGGTCGAGGGCCGCAAGATGTCGAAGTCCGAGGGCAATTTCGTCACGATCTACGAACTGCTCCATACCGAGAAGTTCGGTGGCCGCAAATGGCCGGGCGAGGTGTTGCGGCTCGCGATGCTGATGACGCACTATCGCGAGCCGATCGACTTCTCCATCAAGCGCCTGGAGGAGGCCGAACACCTGCTGTCCAAATGGCCCGTCCCCGCAGAGGCAGTCGGCGAACCGGATCCTGCGATCGTCGCGGCGCTTGCGGACGACCTCAACACCGTCGCCGCGGTCCAGGCATTGCATGCGCTTGCTCAGAAGGCGTCAGTCGATTCGCGTCAGGCGGGCGTTTTCGCCGCAAGTGCAGCTCTGCTTGGCGTTGTGCCAAAGGAAATCGAGCTCGACGAGGCGGTCGTGCATGAGATCGACGAGCGCATCCGTGCCCGTCTCGAACTGATCAAGGCGAAGAACTTCGCTGAAGCGGACAGTATTCGCGACGATCTTCAGGCACGGGGCATTCAACTCAAGGACGGCAAGGACCCGGAAACCGGTGAACGGGTGACGACCTGGGAGGTCAAGCGGTCGCAGGCGTGACGTGGCCGGCAGTAGGCCACCATCCCGGCGAAACGAAGAGGAGCGTGACATGACGGACGACATCCATACTGGCGGATGCCAATGTGGCGCGATCCGCTTTCGCGTCGAGGGAGAACTCGGCGACGCCTCGGTTTGCCATTGCCGCATGTGCCAGAAGGCGAGCGGAAACTTCTATCTGCCGCTCGTCTCCGTGCGCGGAGCGACGGTCACCTGGACGCGCGGCGAGCGCAGGCGCTTCCAGTCGTCGAACGCCGTCAGGCGCGGCTTCTGCGGTGATTGCGGCACGCCGCTGACCTATGAAGCGCCGGACGGCATGGCACTGGCGATCGCTGCCTTCGACAGGCCGCAAGGCATCGCGCCGACGATCCAGTGGGGGATCGAGGCGAAGCTCCCCTATGTCGACCGGGTGCACGAACTCCCGGGCGAAGACACCATGTCGGATGTGGCGGCGGGCTCCTTCCTCGCCGACCTCATTTCCTATCAGCACCCCGATCACGATACTGAAACCTGGCCACCGGAGGCAAAGCGATGACCGATGCTGTACGAACAGGAGGATGCCAATGCGGAG
Coding sequences within:
- the cysS gene encoding cysteine--tRNA ligase produces the protein MGAMPTLKLYNTLTREKADFRPIDPESVRMYVCGPTVYDYAHIGNARPNIVFDVLFRLLRHVYGQKHVTYVRNITDVDDKINARALRDYPGLPLNEAIRRVTEKTETQFLEDVATLGCLDPDVQPRATENIAQMVEIIEKLIAKGHAYQAAGEVLFDTKSMADYGQLSRRNLDEQQAGARIAVDAHKKNPGDFVLWKLSEADEPGWESPWGRGRPGWHIECSAMSGRYLGEVFDIHGGGLDLIFPHHENEIAQSRCAHGTEVMANVWMHNGFLQVEGRKMSKSEGNFVTIYELLHTEKFGGRKWPGEVLRLAMLMTHYREPIDFSIKRLEEAEHLLSKWPVPAEAVGEPDPAIVAALADDLNTVAAVQALHALAQKASVDSRQAGVFAASAALLGVVPKEIELDEAVVHEIDERIRARLELIKAKNFAEADSIRDDLQARGIQLKDGKDPETGERVTTWEVKRSQA
- a CDS encoding GFA family protein, yielding MTDDIHTGGCQCGAIRFRVEGELGDASVCHCRMCQKASGNFYLPLVSVRGATVTWTRGERRRFQSSNAVRRGFCGDCGTPLTYEAPDGMALAIAAFDRPQGIAPTIQWGIEAKLPYVDRVHELPGEDTMSDVAAGSFLADLISYQHPDHDTETWPPEAKR